The following DNA comes from Acidobacteriota bacterium.
GGGAGTTGGTCATCGTCGCGCGAAGGTCCTTCGTGTCGTTCAGGTTCTCGTCGACGACCGTGTCGTTCGTGTACGCCGTCGACCCGCCGAGCTTCCGGGCCAGAGCCGACGACAGCCTCAGCCCCGCGAAGCTGTCCTGCGTCGTCGGGTCGCTCACGACCTCCTCCTGGTGCGTGTAGGTCGCGCCGTAGTCGGTGCGCCACTTGAACGTGTCGCTGTCCGCCCAGATGTTGCCGACGCCGCCGAAGGCGGTGTAGCGGTTCTGGATCCCGGCGAAGGTGTTCCGATCCCACCCGGCGCCGCCGAACCAGAAGAAGTGATCGGAGATCTTGTGATCGAAGCGGCCGTTGAGGAAGTAGTTCTCGGCCGTGACGACGGTCTGCTTGTTCTCCGTCACGCCGAACGAGCTCGTCGTTCCGACCGCGAAACGGTCGGTGGTGGTCGTCTCGACGCGGATGCCCCCGGCGTTGAGCGTGAAGAGCGATCGCTCCCACGTCCGCGTGAGCTTGTCCTTGAACCCGAGCGTCTGAGTCTCGGTGTTCCCCGACGTGGCGACGTAGCTGAACTCCGCCGAGTCGGCCCACCCGAGCTTCGGGCCGTCGG
Coding sequences within:
- a CDS encoding DUF481 domain-containing protein: MKVHLSICRSARAALMTAGILVLADPAALADGPKLGWADSAEFSYVATSGNTETQTLGFKDKLTRTWERSLFTLNAGGIRVETTTTDRFAVGTTSSFGVTENKQTVVTAENYFLNGRFDHKISDHFFWFGGAGWDRNTFAGIQNRYTAFGGVGNIWADSDTFKWRTDYGATYTHQEEVVSDPTTQDSFAGLRLSSALARKLGGSTAYTNDTVVDENLNDTKDLRATMTNSLSVSMTKRLAVKISLQWLYDNRPSFKDIDLFAPGTPPTPTGTKVPFELARLDTIFTTSLVVNF